One Nostoc sp. UHCC 0302 DNA window includes the following coding sequences:
- the chlG gene encoding chlorophyll synthase ChlG, whose protein sequence is MSESTPITPNSNQAEALDSEAINPGEEVTAITDRSAKTRQLLGMKGAAPGETSVWKIRLQLMKPITWIPLIWGVVCGAASSGNYTWTLENVLKVATCMLLAGPLMTGYTQILNDYYDREIDAINEPYRPIPSGAISLPQVITQIWVLLIAGIALAFGLDVWAGHEFPTITSIAIIGSFIAYIYSAPPLKLKQNGWLGSYALGASYITLPWCTGHALFGDLSSTIVILTMFYSLAGLGIAIVNDFKSVEGDRQLGLKSLPVMFGITTAAWICVVTIDLFQGLIAAYLVSIHENLYAAILVLLIIPQITLQDMYFLRDPVKNDVKYQASAQPFLVLGMLVAGLALGHAGI, encoded by the coding sequence ATGTCAGAATCGACTCCTATTACCCCAAACTCAAACCAAGCTGAGGCATTAGACTCAGAAGCAATTAATCCCGGTGAGGAAGTGACAGCCATAACCGATCGCAGTGCTAAAACTAGGCAACTGCTAGGGATGAAAGGCGCAGCACCTGGAGAAACTTCAGTTTGGAAAATTCGTTTGCAACTGATGAAGCCCATCACCTGGATTCCCCTCATTTGGGGTGTGGTCTGCGGTGCGGCTTCTTCTGGTAACTATACCTGGACATTGGAAAATGTCTTGAAGGTAGCTACCTGTATGCTGCTTGCTGGGCCATTGATGACGGGTTACACCCAAATTCTCAATGATTACTATGATCGCGAAATCGATGCCATCAATGAACCCTATCGCCCTATTCCTTCTGGAGCAATTTCTCTACCACAGGTAATTACTCAAATTTGGGTATTACTTATTGCTGGTATTGCTCTGGCATTTGGGCTAGATGTGTGGGCTGGTCATGAATTTCCCACAATTACATCAATCGCCATTATCGGCTCTTTCATTGCCTATATTTATTCTGCACCTCCCTTAAAACTTAAGCAAAACGGCTGGCTGGGGAGCTATGCTTTGGGCGCAAGCTATATCACCCTGCCTTGGTGTACAGGACACGCTTTGTTTGGTGATTTAAGTTCTACAATTGTGATCCTGACAATGTTCTACAGCCTAGCTGGATTAGGAATTGCCATTGTCAATGACTTTAAGAGTGTAGAAGGTGATCGCCAGTTAGGATTAAAGTCATTACCAGTCATGTTCGGGATCACCACCGCAGCATGGATTTGTGTAGTGACAATTGATTTATTTCAAGGATTGATTGCTGCATATCTCGTTAGTATTCATGAGAATTTGTATGCAGCAATACTAGTACTCTTAATCATTCCACAAATCACTTTGCAGGATATGTATTTTCTGCGTGATCCTGTGAAGAATGACGTTAAGTATCAAGCCAGCGCTCAACCATTCCTTGTTCTAGGAATGCTCGTCGCTGGCTTAGCATTGGGTCATGCTGGCATTTAA
- a CDS encoding ArsA family ATPase: protein MTLILTFLGKGGIARTKIAIAAAKLLASQGKRVLLAGHPEPTFQILLGTAIAPDPKEIAPNLQVVQFQASVLLERNWEEVKKLEAQYLRTPIFKEVYGQELVVLPGMDSALALNAIREYDASGKYDVIIYDGTGDASTLRTFGLPESLSWYLRRFRQLFVNSDLGKTITESPLIQPLIGTFFNVNWTADNFAQPTNQANNFLEKGKAALADPNRIAAFLVTTQDPIDVANTRYLWGSAQQVGLSIGGVILVSSEANANLSEEFTPLPVNVVPDTPIGDWQQLIDALPNFAEQALQAPKPIEIDIQSRQVRLFLPGFDKKQVKLTQYGPEVTVEAGDQRRNISLPPSLSGRAITGAKFQNGYLIISF from the coding sequence ATGACCCTAATATTGACATTTTTGGGCAAAGGCGGCATTGCTCGTACCAAAATTGCGATCGCCGCCGCCAAATTATTGGCAAGCCAAGGTAAACGCGTACTCCTAGCAGGACATCCGGAACCAACATTTCAAATCCTGTTGGGTACAGCCATTGCTCCCGACCCGAAAGAAATCGCTCCCAACTTGCAAGTTGTGCAGTTTCAGGCATCTGTTCTGCTAGAACGCAACTGGGAAGAAGTGAAAAAACTTGAGGCGCAATATCTCCGCACCCCAATATTTAAAGAGGTTTATGGTCAAGAATTAGTAGTATTGCCAGGAATGGACAGCGCCCTGGCTCTGAATGCTATCCGCGAATATGATGCCAGTGGCAAATATGACGTAATTATCTACGATGGCACGGGTGATGCCTCAACTTTGCGAACTTTCGGACTGCCAGAGTCTCTAAGTTGGTATCTCAGGCGATTCCGACAATTATTTGTCAATTCCGATCTGGGTAAAACAATTACGGAATCCCCCTTAATTCAACCGCTGATTGGTACTTTCTTTAATGTAAATTGGACGGCAGATAACTTTGCCCAACCTACTAATCAAGCAAACAATTTTCTAGAAAAGGGTAAAGCTGCTCTTGCTGACCCCAATCGCATTGCTGCCTTCTTAGTTACTACACAAGACCCGATTGATGTAGCAAATACCCGTTATTTATGGGGTAGCGCTCAACAAGTCGGTCTAAGTATTGGCGGCGTTATCTTGGTATCTTCAGAAGCCAACGCCAACCTATCAGAGGAATTTACTCCTCTACCTGTTAACGTTGTTCCTGACACACCAATAGGTGATTGGCAACAGCTGATAGATGCTCTACCCAACTTTGCAGAGCAAGCTTTACAGGCCCCTAAGCCAATTGAAATTGATATCCAAAGTCGTCAAGTACGGTTATTCTTGCCAGGATTTGACAAGAAGCAGGTAAAACTCACCCAATATGGGCCAGAAGTTACTGTAGAAGCAGGAGACCAGCGACGGAATATTTCCTTACCGCCGTCCTTAAGTGGCAGAGCCATTACGGGAGCAAAGTTTCAAAATGGTTATTTGATAATTTCATTTTAA
- a CDS encoding DUF2862 domain-containing protein — translation MEIGQKVKVFRLRDRVSPPIAKKLGQVGIIQGYKVTDGGGIGVVVLFDDNYSTWFFEDEIKAV, via the coding sequence ATGGAAATCGGACAGAAGGTTAAAGTCTTTCGTTTACGCGATCGCGTATCTCCCCCAATTGCGAAAAAGCTAGGACAAGTAGGCATTATCCAAGGCTATAAAGTCACCGATGGTGGCGGTATTGGTGTAGTGGTGCTATTTGACGATAATTATTCCACTTGGTTTTTTGAAGATGAAATTAAGGCTGTATAG
- a CDS encoding ABC transporter permease, producing the protein MKLSVKDNLKWLEVRRYWELLHVLVARNLKVRYRGSFLGIYWSLLNPLIMTGLYSAIFGTTFASYYGNSIPNYVLAAFTGLVVINFFSATTSQALSSVVANGSLLNKIRLPVSIFPVSMIAANVFQFVAGVLPLLAVIALINSKSLVNVLALLFPFIALVLVCTGVGFLVSALYIFFRDLPYFYELIVSVIWLSSPIFYPAAIVPPQVKQFLGLNPLSPIIESLRQITLSGAQPDLNLIWGALLSGLIILSLGWTCFHLWRSHFMDLL; encoded by the coding sequence ATGAAGCTTTCGGTTAAAGATAATTTAAAGTGGTTAGAAGTGCGGCGCTATTGGGAATTGCTGCACGTGTTAGTAGCGCGGAATCTCAAAGTGCGTTACCGAGGTTCATTCTTAGGGATTTATTGGTCGCTGTTGAACCCGTTAATCATGACAGGGTTATACTCGGCAATTTTTGGGACGACTTTTGCGTCATATTATGGCAACTCAATTCCGAACTATGTGTTGGCAGCATTTACTGGGCTGGTGGTAATCAACTTTTTCTCAGCTACTACGTCACAGGCCTTGAGTAGTGTAGTTGCTAATGGTTCACTTTTAAATAAAATTCGTTTGCCAGTTAGCATTTTTCCTGTCTCAATGATTGCAGCGAATGTATTTCAGTTTGTAGCCGGGGTGCTGCCATTACTTGCAGTCATAGCTTTAATTAATTCTAAAAGCTTAGTGAATGTTTTAGCATTACTATTTCCATTTATAGCGTTAGTCCTAGTTTGTACAGGAGTTGGGTTTTTAGTAAGTGCTTTATACATATTTTTTAGAGACTTACCTTATTTTTATGAGTTAATTGTCTCTGTAATTTGGCTCAGTAGCCCTATATTTTATCCAGCAGCTATTGTGCCACCACAGGTAAAGCAGTTTTTAGGCTTAAATCCGTTATCACCAATTATTGAAAGTCTGCGTCAGATTACATTATCAGGAGCGCAACCAGATTTAAATTTAATTTGGGGAGCCTTGCTTAGTGGTCTGATAATTTTGTCTTTAGGATGGACTTGTTTTCATTTGTGGCGTTCTCATTTTATGGATTTGTTATAG
- a CDS encoding ABC transporter ATP-binding protein yields the protein MEVIRLDQVSLWRRTQEEFSYDLKKTVLSIFEGKYRQPAKKLVLDKINLVINSGEKLGIVGANGSGKSTLLKVICGILQPTSGGVRVRGHIAPLIELGAGFDAEISVMDNIQLYGVLLGFSRAEMRERAQSILEFAELQDYALVPVKGLSSGMVARLGFSIATDVQPDILILDEVLSVGDESFKNKCKQRIDKFWDNNVTILVVSHDLKFIQDSCQKSIWLDKGKIQLTGSADEVVNQYLNSVDK from the coding sequence ATGGAAGTAATTCGTCTAGATCAAGTTTCGCTGTGGCGAAGGACTCAAGAAGAGTTTTCTTATGATCTCAAGAAAACAGTTTTGTCAATTTTCGAAGGTAAATATCGCCAGCCTGCAAAAAAGTTGGTACTTGATAAAATCAATTTGGTAATAAATTCAGGTGAGAAATTAGGAATTGTTGGGGCCAATGGTTCAGGAAAGTCAACACTGCTAAAGGTGATTTGTGGAATTTTACAGCCGACAAGTGGTGGTGTAAGAGTGCGTGGTCATATTGCACCCTTGATTGAACTCGGAGCAGGGTTTGATGCAGAAATTTCAGTCATGGATAATATTCAACTGTATGGTGTGCTGCTAGGATTTTCTAGAGCAGAGATGAGAGAGAGGGCGCAATCAATTTTGGAGTTTGCAGAATTACAAGATTATGCACTAGTACCAGTAAAAGGCTTATCTTCTGGGATGGTGGCACGTTTGGGATTTTCTATTGCCACCGATGTACAGCCAGATATTTTAATTCTAGATGAGGTATTATCCGTAGGAGATGAAAGTTTTAAGAATAAATGTAAGCAAAGAATTGATAAATTTTGGGATAACAATGTGACTATTTTAGTTGTATCTCATGATTTAAAATTTATTCAAGATTCTTGCCAAAAATCAATATGGTTAGATAAAGGTAAAATTCAATTAACTGGGAGTGCAGATGAGGTTGTAAATCAATACTTAAACTCTGTAGATAAGTAA
- a CDS encoding glycosyltransferase family 1 protein yields MHQVIVNLSVANTRPTGITTYANNLFPYLQSLNPTLLSSQQITNYTCYSIPANLTPDQGTKGHLRRLFWTQFQLPQIYKSLKSSLLFSPLPEAPLYTKCRFAVMVHDFIPLRFPKRFSPLTPYHRYYVPQVIKQAQHIICNSHATAKDIIDFYQISASKITPIPLAHDRNHFRFLNLPTRNYFLYIGRQDPYKNLHRLIAAFAALPNSSDYELWLAGPIDPRYTPVLQAQVEELGVTHQVKFLDYIAYCELPAIINQAIALVFPSLWEGFGFPVLEAMACGTPVITSNLSSLPEVAGDSAILINPYNTNEITEAMQTIAIDLTLRSHLSSQGITRSQKFSWEKTGKATVEVLSRYL; encoded by the coding sequence ATGCATCAAGTCATAGTAAATCTGTCTGTAGCCAATACCAGACCAACAGGTATAACAACCTACGCTAATAATTTGTTTCCTTACCTTCAATCTTTGAATCCGACATTACTGAGTTCCCAACAAATTACTAACTATACCTGCTACTCAATCCCTGCAAACTTAACACCAGACCAAGGTACAAAAGGCCATTTACGCCGCCTTTTTTGGACGCAATTTCAACTACCACAAATCTATAAAAGTCTTAAATCTAGCCTTTTATTTTCTCCACTTCCAGAAGCGCCTCTCTATACCAAATGTCGTTTTGCCGTCATGGTTCACGACTTTATCCCATTGCGCTTTCCTAAACGTTTCTCACCACTGACACCCTATCATCGCTACTATGTTCCTCAAGTTATAAAGCAAGCACAACATATTATCTGTAACTCTCACGCCACAGCTAAAGACATTATTGACTTTTACCAAATTTCAGCTAGCAAAATTACGCCTATTCCCCTCGCCCACGATCGCAATCACTTTCGTTTTCTCAACCTACCTACCCGCAACTACTTTCTCTACATTGGCCGCCAAGACCCTTACAAAAACTTACACCGACTTATAGCCGCCTTTGCTGCACTACCAAATAGTAGTGATTATGAATTGTGGTTAGCAGGGCCGATTGATCCGCGTTATACGCCAGTTTTACAAGCGCAAGTTGAGGAATTGGGTGTAACTCATCAGGTGAAGTTTTTGGATTATATTGCTTACTGCGAATTGCCAGCGATAATTAATCAAGCGATCGCTCTCGTCTTCCCTAGTCTCTGGGAAGGATTTGGTTTCCCCGTCCTCGAAGCAATGGCTTGCGGTACACCAGTTATTACCTCCAACCTCTCCTCCCTTCCAGAAGTGGCTGGTGACTCAGCGATTCTCATCAATCCTTACAACACCAACGAAATTACAGAGGCAATGCAAACAATTGCCATTGATTTAACATTGCGATCGCACCTTTCTAGTCAAGGTATCACTCGTTCCCAAAAATTCAGTTGGGAAAAAACAGGAAAAGCTACCGTCGAAGTTTTATCCCGCTACCTGTAA
- a CDS encoding 2-phosphosulfolactate phosphatase family protein: MKLFVYHTPELTPTDEAPECAIAVDVLRATSTIATVLAAGGEAVQVFSDLDQLIEVSEKWPQEKRLRAGERGGGKVPGFELGNSPLDCTPELVQGRRLFISTTNGTRALQRVQDSQSVIAAALINRAAVVQYILEKQPETIWIVGSGWEGSFSLEDTVCAGAIVQSLLQQTKLSPEEIAGNDEVISANALYSQWQDNLLGLFYQASHGKRLLRLECQEDLKYCSQTDILDVLPIQQEIGVLKSQKAK, encoded by the coding sequence GTGAAGCTATTTGTATACCACACTCCGGAATTGACTCCAACGGATGAAGCACCTGAATGTGCGATCGCTGTTGATGTTTTGCGAGCTACTAGCACAATAGCTACTGTTTTGGCAGCTGGAGGCGAAGCTGTGCAAGTCTTTAGCGATTTAGATCAACTTATTGAAGTTAGCGAAAAATGGCCGCAAGAAAAGCGGTTGCGAGCTGGAGAACGCGGCGGCGGGAAAGTACCTGGCTTTGAGTTAGGCAATTCTCCCCTCGACTGTACACCAGAATTAGTGCAAGGACGGCGCTTGTTTATCAGTACCACGAATGGCACGCGTGCTTTACAACGGGTACAAGATTCTCAAAGTGTAATAGCCGCAGCTTTGATCAACCGAGCAGCAGTGGTGCAGTATATCTTGGAAAAGCAACCAGAGACAATATGGATTGTTGGTTCAGGTTGGGAAGGCTCTTTTTCTCTAGAAGATACAGTTTGTGCAGGTGCGATCGTCCAAAGCCTCCTACAGCAAACCAAATTATCACCAGAGGAAATAGCTGGTAACGATGAAGTAATTAGTGCGAACGCTCTTTACTCTCAGTGGCAAGATAATTTACTGGGATTGTTTTACCAAGCTAGTCACGGCAAACGACTGTTGCGCCTTGAATGTCAAGAAGACCTCAAATATTGTTCCCAGACTGATATTTTAGATGTCTTACCAATACAACAAGAAATAGGAGTTTTAAAAAGTCAAAAGGCAAAATAA
- a CDS encoding BlaI/MecI/CopY family transcriptional regulator — translation MAPLPDYRPKQLSVGPLEAEILNIVWELGSATVKDIHDRILADPNRELAYTSVTTVLRRLTDKGWLACNKKGRAFYWRPMLTKQQSDVIKAHEQLQRFLAVGNPDVVAAFADSLDEAASEQIEAIAKRIQSARQAREEQ, via the coding sequence ATGGCACCTTTACCCGACTACCGCCCCAAACAACTATCTGTAGGCCCGTTGGAAGCGGAAATATTGAATATTGTCTGGGAACTTGGTTCCGCTACAGTCAAAGATATACACGATCGCATCCTCGCTGACCCCAACCGGGAATTAGCTTATACTTCCGTGACTACAGTTCTGCGTCGTCTCACAGATAAAGGTTGGTTGGCGTGTAACAAAAAAGGTCGGGCATTCTACTGGCGACCAATGCTGACCAAACAACAATCAGATGTAATTAAAGCACACGAACAGTTGCAGCGTTTTCTCGCAGTGGGCAATCCTGATGTTGTTGCTGCCTTCGCAGATAGTCTAGATGAAGCAGCCAGCGAACAAATAGAAGCGATCGCCAAACGTATTCAATCTGCACGCCAAGCCAGGGAGGAACAATGA
- a CDS encoding M56 family metallopeptidase produces the protein MHLIMILNALAVAWWLRSAWNQPQGDWNLRWQRSLFLFLFPPLLIFMTVIAVLFMGPQGKMGGMYTGSVSYFLALIFLGFFAILCIKLAIQGLQSVESARSCPVVSLGDKQARLLDTKALFAGQIGFWQPELVISQGILQVLSPAHLESVLAHEQGHYHYRDTFWFFWLGWVRSCTVWLPNTEPLWQELLVLRELRADGYAALQVDPLLLAESLLLVVSTSPISSEICCAALGSSGVGERLEQRVEALLAPPEPTPEAQSQSWHGFLLALLPLVAVIFHS, from the coding sequence ATGCATCTGATAATGATTTTGAATGCTTTGGCAGTTGCCTGGTGGTTAAGATCCGCTTGGAATCAACCCCAAGGCGATTGGAATCTGCGATGGCAGCGATCGCTATTTTTATTTCTGTTCCCCCCTTTGCTAATTTTCATGACAGTGATTGCTGTGCTGTTCATGGGGCCTCAAGGAAAAATGGGCGGGATGTATACAGGTTCAGTCAGCTATTTTTTGGCTTTAATTTTCCTGGGATTTTTTGCCATTTTATGCATTAAGCTTGCCATTCAAGGATTGCAGTCTGTGGAATCTGCCCGTAGCTGTCCCGTGGTTAGCCTTGGGGATAAACAAGCCCGGCTACTCGACACAAAAGCACTGTTTGCAGGTCAAATCGGTTTTTGGCAACCCGAATTAGTAATTAGTCAGGGAATACTGCAAGTTCTTTCCCCGGCTCATTTAGAAAGTGTCTTAGCACATGAGCAAGGACATTACCATTACCGAGATACATTCTGGTTTTTCTGGCTTGGGTGGGTACGTTCTTGCACCGTTTGGTTGCCAAATACAGAACCATTGTGGCAAGAACTATTAGTTTTGCGCGAATTACGTGCCGACGGTTATGCTGCATTACAAGTAGACCCTCTACTGCTAGCAGAATCATTATTATTAGTGGTCAGTACTAGCCCTATATCATCAGAAATCTGCTGTGCTGCATTAGGTTCCTCTGGGGTAGGCGAGCGCTTAGAACAAAGAGTAGAAGCTTTATTAGCACCACCAGAACCAACTCCAGAAGCTCAATCGCAATCTTGGCATGGCTTTCTGTTGGCGTTATTGCCTCTAGTAGCTGTGATATTTCATAGTTAA
- a CDS encoding ATP-binding protein translates to MPLPFMAQMIVEAYRNNPIAARETINYLITSTNQQKVAAQAIFGIAVDILNRCQRLSDIVEIANQLAWIPSPAPKELGIVLPQFLEISQNVTASQEATSLYRQYELLNIPINALRQLGQSLALTKDARVAVSFGNTAQSWLTILETAQRTLEEQAQQSKEIRQVYIAGNSLDPETAKNRFKGRKDIFEEIESLTLSEQPPVLLLYGGRRTGKTSALKYLPYRIQANIVPLLVDLQGAASATTLKGLAENLAQQIIEAARRLPRRVYLPNPDANKLAEDPFPALQTWLTEIERSNSDKQFLLCLDEYERLSEVVAATSSRAPLNFIRNLLQHQRKWILLFSGSQELSELDDYWSDYLINTRALRMTYLQESEARDLIQQPVENFCDIYEPTAVDEIIQLTHCQPYLVQLVCYEVVELLNRDIRRNKREADTAKATAQDVKEVIPVVLERGDQYFRELWKSLTESDVYDGLRLRSLLRRVIHEETPTQQDKGIIRKLTRKEILTTEGNAFQVPLVQKYIEQLLEEE, encoded by the coding sequence TTGCCATTGCCTTTTATGGCTCAGATGATTGTAGAGGCTTATCGAAACAACCCAATCGCTGCCCGTGAGACTATTAATTATCTAATTACATCCACCAATCAGCAAAAAGTAGCAGCACAGGCAATTTTTGGTATTGCTGTAGATATTCTCAATCGTTGTCAGAGGTTGAGCGATATTGTGGAGATTGCCAACCAACTAGCGTGGATTCCCTCACCAGCACCAAAGGAACTTGGCATTGTACTGCCTCAATTTTTGGAAATTAGCCAGAATGTAACCGCATCACAAGAAGCAACTTCACTTTATCGTCAATATGAGTTACTCAATATTCCCATCAATGCATTACGCCAACTGGGGCAAAGTCTAGCTTTGACTAAAGATGCTCGCGTTGCTGTTTCTTTTGGCAACACTGCACAAAGCTGGCTGACTATACTAGAGACGGCGCAGCGAACTTTAGAGGAACAGGCACAGCAATCAAAAGAAATTCGACAAGTTTATATTGCTGGTAACTCGCTAGACCCGGAAACAGCAAAGAATCGTTTCAAAGGGCGAAAGGACATATTTGAGGAAATCGAATCTTTGACACTTTCTGAGCAACCGCCAGTGTTGTTACTCTATGGTGGGCGCAGGACAGGAAAAACCTCAGCACTGAAATATCTACCTTACAGAATACAAGCAAATATTGTACCTTTGCTGGTAGATTTACAGGGTGCAGCATCAGCCACAACGTTAAAAGGATTGGCTGAAAATTTAGCTCAACAAATTATCGAAGCTGCACGGCGATTACCCCGCAGAGTATACTTGCCTAATCCAGATGCCAATAAACTAGCAGAAGATCCATTTCCAGCGCTGCAAACTTGGTTAACAGAAATAGAACGCAGCAACTCTGATAAGCAATTTCTGCTCTGTTTGGATGAATATGAACGCCTGAGTGAGGTAGTGGCAGCAACAAGTAGCCGTGCGCCACTCAATTTTATTCGTAACCTGCTGCAACACCAACGCAAGTGGATTTTACTTTTTAGTGGTTCACAGGAGTTATCTGAACTTGATGATTACTGGAGTGACTATCTAATTAACACCCGTGCTTTGCGAATGACTTACCTGCAAGAGTCAGAAGCCCGCGATTTGATTCAACAGCCAGTAGAGAATTTCTGCGATATCTATGAACCAACTGCTGTAGACGAAATTATCCAACTTACTCACTGTCAACCTTATCTCGTTCAGTTGGTGTGTTATGAGGTGGTGGAGTTGCTAAACCGCGATATCAGAAGAAATAAGCGAGAAGCAGATACAGCAAAAGCTACTGCACAGGATGTTAAAGAAGTTATACCTGTTGTGCTTGAGCGAGGCGATCAGTATTTTCGGGAATTATGGAAGAGTTTAACAGAGAGCGATGTCTACGACGGGCTACGCCTACGCTCTCTCCTGCGCCGGGTAATCCACGAGGAAACTCCCACGCAGCAAGACAAAGGCATTATCCGCAAACTAACGCGAAAAGAGATTTTGACTACAGAAGGCAATGCTTTTCAAGTGCCTTTGGTGCAAAAATATATAGAACAGTTGCTAGAAGAAGAGTGA
- a CDS encoding AAA-like domain-containing protein, which translates to MTSGALPANPFVAAGMIEDPRLFVGRKDELHAIASRMMGDQPTSINIVGEKHIGKSSLLHYFVLTWQQRVLHNSSNYVVIYLPLRGVDCQSETGFYEAVAEGLLSHVQGWQQRSLQNPWKTKPLNRQAFSDAVKQWKQQGKLPVLCLDDFESLLKYPDKFDNGFYDNLRSLMDSNALMLVVASRKQLDVYANEHRFVSSFFNIGHTISLKELTTDEAIELSRLPSRSTNGAALSVDEQNHAQQWGDRHPYKLQLAGYYLWEARQQGKDKKWAKQQFEQQVAHPKSKAQGKWWQLWLHCLVWDLPLRLGRIAKFIGGAVDDVSNWIIGMVILLLLVLVLVGVLHWNEVWDFVRDKLGIK; encoded by the coding sequence ATGACCTCTGGAGCATTGCCTGCCAATCCTTTTGTGGCTGCGGGGATGATTGAAGATCCCAGGCTGTTTGTCGGTCGTAAAGATGAATTACACGCGATCGCATCTCGGATGATGGGCGATCAGCCTACAAGTATCAATATAGTCGGTGAGAAGCACATTGGTAAATCTTCGTTGCTGCATTATTTTGTTCTGACTTGGCAGCAGCGAGTATTACACAACAGCAGTAATTATGTGGTAATTTATCTACCGTTACGGGGTGTAGATTGCCAAAGTGAAACGGGTTTCTATGAGGCTGTAGCCGAAGGTTTACTGAGTCACGTTCAGGGATGGCAACAACGCAGTCTGCAAAATCCTTGGAAGACTAAACCACTAAATCGTCAAGCATTTTCAGATGCGGTTAAGCAATGGAAACAGCAAGGAAAGCTACCCGTCCTCTGTTTGGATGATTTTGAAAGCCTTTTGAAATATCCCGATAAATTTGATAATGGATTTTATGACAATTTGCGATCGCTGATGGATAGCAATGCCTTGATGCTAGTGGTGGCTTCGCGTAAACAACTGGATGTTTATGCTAACGAGCATCGGTTTGTCTCTAGTTTTTTCAATATTGGTCATACTATTTCTTTGAAAGAACTAACTACAGATGAGGCTATTGAACTGTCGCGTTTGCCAAGTCGCTCTACTAATGGTGCTGCTTTGAGTGTAGACGAACAGAATCATGCCCAGCAATGGGGCGATCGTCATCCTTACAAGTTGCAATTGGCTGGCTACTATTTGTGGGAAGCACGTCAACAAGGCAAGGATAAAAAGTGGGCGAAACAGCAGTTTGAACAACAGGTTGCACATCCTAAATCCAAAGCACAGGGAAAGTGGTGGCAATTATGGCTGCATTGTTTAGTTTGGGATTTACCACTACGCCTGGGTAGAATAGCCAAGTTCATTGGTGGGGCTGTTGATGATGTGAGCAACTGGATTATCGGGATGGTAATTCTGCTTTTGCTCGTTTTGGTTTTGGTGGGTGTGCTGCACTGGAACGAAGTTTGGGATTTTGTGCGTGACAAGCTGGGGATAAAGTAG